A stretch of Bos mutus isolate GX-2022 chromosome 8, NWIPB_WYAK_1.1, whole genome shotgun sequence DNA encodes these proteins:
- the SPAAR gene encoding small regulatory polypeptide of amino acid response yields METAVIGVVAVLFVVTVAITCVLCCFSCDSRSQDPQGAPSPSFTVATFRKEASLFTGPDHNAQPVAGAWDFWTFM; encoded by the coding sequence ATGGAAACAGCAGTGATTGGAGTGGTGGCTGTGCTATTCGTGGTCACCGTGGCCATCACCTGTGTCCTCTGCTGCTTCAGCTGTGACTCAAGGAGCCAGGATCCTCAGGGGGCCCCGAGCCCCAGCTTCACAGTAGCCACGTTTCGCAAGGAGGCTTCTCTCTTCACTGGGCCAGATCACAATGCTCAGCCAGTGGCAGGTGCCTGGGACTTCTGGACCTTCATGTGA
- the HRCT1 gene encoding histidine-rich carboxyl terminus protein 1, whose translation MLDLLESTTLVGLIIGTAAAFLLLLLLLAACLYSRQEEPDVERNRPAARRNRIRWAQPWISSGRGHLGHLHHFRHAGHVSHMPHANLHHHHHLAHHHAHHHAAHHAARAHRGHH comes from the coding sequence ATGCTGGACCTCCTGGAGAGCACGACCCTCGTGGGCTTGATCATAGGCACTGCGGCGGCCTttctactgctgttgctgctgctggctGCCTGCTTGTACTCCAGACAGGAGGAGCCTGACGTGGAAAGGAACCGCCCCGCCGCAAGGAGAAACAGAATCAGGTGGGCCCAGCCTTGGATCTCCTCAGGCCGGGGCCATCTAGGACACTTGCACCATTTCCGTCATGCTGGCCATGTGTCTCACATGCCCCATGCgaacctccaccaccaccaccacctcgcCCACCACCATGCCCACCATCATGCCGCCCACCACGCCGCTCGTGCCCACCGAGGCCACCATTGA
- the LOC138988975 gene encoding LOW QUALITY PROTEIN: olfactory receptor 13J1-like (The sequence of the model RefSeq protein was modified relative to this genomic sequence to represent the inferred CDS: inserted 1 base in 1 codon) → MEPVNSTEVSEFFLKGFSGYPALEHLLFPLCSAVYLVTLLGNTGIVAVSVLDARLHTPMYFFLGNLSILDICYTSTFVPLMLVHLLSAQKTISFLGCALQMCLGLSTGSTECLLLAIMAYDRYLAICRPLRYPVLMSHRLCWLLXGAAWVLCLCKSVTETVIAMRLPFCGHRVVSHFTCEILAVLKLACGDTSISEVFLLVGAILLLPVPLAFICLSYTLILATTLRVPSAAGRRKAFSTCSAHLAVVMLFYGTVIFMYMRPKSKEARISDEVFTVLYAVVTPMLNPVIYSLRNKEVKEAARKVWGRIQTSR, encoded by the exons ATGGAGCCAGTCAACAGCACAGAGGTGTCTGAGTTCTTCCTGAAAGGATTTTCAGGTTACCCTGCCCTGGAGCACCTGCTCTTCCCTCTGTGCTCAGCCGTGTACCTGGTGACCCTGCTGGGGAACACAGGCATCGTGGCGGTCAGCGTGCTGGATGCCCGCCTGCACacacccatgtacttcttcctgggCAACCTCTCCATCCTGGACATCTGCTACACGTCCACTTTTGTGCCCCTGATGCTTGTCCACCTCCTGTCAGCCCAGAAGACCATCTCCTTTCTTGGCTGTGCACTCCAGATGTGTCTGGGTCTGTCTACAGGCTCCACAGAGTGTCTGCTGCTCGCCATCATGGCCTATGATCGCTACCTGGCCATCTGCCGGCCCCTTAGGTACCCCGTGCTGATGAGCCACCGGCTCTGCTGGTTGC GCGGAGCTGCCTGGGTCCTCTGTCTCTGCAAGTCAGTGACTGAGACAGTCATCGCCATGAGGCTGCCCTTCTGCGGCCACCGTGTGGTCAGTCACTTCACCTGTGAGATCCTGGCAGTCCTGAAGCTGGCCTGTGGTGACACGTCCATCAGTGAGGTCTTCCTGCTGGTGGGTGCCATCTTGCTGCTGCCCGTGCCCCTGGCCTTCATCTGCCTGTCCTACACACTTATCCTGGCCACCACCCTGAGGGTACCCTCAGCCGCCGGGCGCCGCAAAGCCTTCTCTACTTGCTCAGCACACCTGGCCGTGGTGATGCTCTTCTATGGCACCGTCATCTTCATGTACATGAGACCCAAGAGCAAGGAGGCTCGTATCTCTGACGAGGTCTTTACGGTCCTCTATGCTGTGGTCACACCCATGCTGAACCCCGTcatctacagcctgaggaacaaGGAGGTGAAGGAGGCTGCCAGGAAGGTGTGGGGCAGGATACAGACCTCCAGGTGA